One Streptomyces sp. CNQ-509 DNA window includes the following coding sequences:
- a CDS encoding ABC transporter ATP-binding protein translates to MPGESGLDARLVVERGAFQLDVALRARPGDVLALLGPNGAGKTTALRALAGLVPLTDGHLRLDAAELDRTPPEDRPVGVVFQDYLLFPHLSALDNVAFGPRCHGATKAGARAEAAAWLARMDLSEHAAAKPRRLSGGQAQRVALARALATRPRLLLLDEPLAALDARTRLEVRAQLRRHLADFEAVAVLVTHDPLDAMVLADHLVVIEDGRIVQQGAPTEIARRPRTDYIAHLVGLNLYRGRARGHTVDLAEGPAITTADDLTGPVFVAFPPSAVTLHRDRPTGSSARNVWRCAVAGLETHADQIRAELTGELPLAADLTTTAAADLDLHPGAEVWAAVKAIQTHAYPA, encoded by the coding sequence ATGCCGGGAGAGAGCGGGCTCGACGCGCGGCTCGTGGTCGAACGGGGCGCGTTCCAACTCGACGTCGCGCTCCGCGCCCGCCCCGGCGACGTCCTCGCCCTCCTCGGCCCCAACGGCGCCGGCAAGACCACCGCGCTGCGCGCCCTCGCGGGCCTCGTCCCGCTCACGGACGGGCATCTGCGCCTCGACGCCGCGGAGTTGGACCGTACGCCGCCGGAAGACCGCCCGGTCGGGGTCGTCTTCCAGGACTACCTGCTCTTCCCGCACCTCAGCGCCCTCGACAACGTCGCCTTCGGGCCACGCTGCCACGGCGCCACCAAGGCCGGGGCCCGCGCCGAGGCCGCCGCCTGGCTGGCGCGGATGGACCTGAGCGAGCACGCCGCCGCCAAGCCCCGCCGGCTCTCCGGCGGCCAGGCACAGCGCGTCGCGCTCGCCCGCGCCCTGGCCACCCGCCCCCGGCTGCTGCTCCTGGACGAGCCGCTGGCCGCGCTCGACGCCCGTACCCGCCTGGAGGTCCGCGCCCAGCTCCGCCGCCACCTCGCCGACTTCGAGGCCGTCGCCGTGCTCGTCACCCACGATCCGCTGGACGCGATGGTGCTGGCGGACCACCTCGTGGTCATCGAGGACGGCCGCATCGTGCAGCAGGGCGCCCCCACGGAGATCGCCCGCCGCCCGCGTACCGACTACATCGCCCACCTCGTGGGCCTCAATCTCTACCGGGGGCGGGCCCGCGGCCACACCGTCGACCTCGCAGAAGGACCCGCGATCACCACCGCCGACGACCTCACCGGGCCGGTCTTCGTCGCCTTCCCGCCCAGCGCCGTGACCCTGCACCGGGACCGGCCCACCGGCTCCAGCGCCCGCAACGTCTGGCGCTGCGCGGTCGCGGGACTGGAAACCCACGCGGACCAGATCCGCGCCGAGCTGACCGGTGAACTTCCCCTGGCGGCCGACCTGACCACCACCGCGGCCGCCGACCTCGACCTGCACCCGGGCGCCGAGGTCTGGGCGGCCGTGAAGGCGATCCAGACGCACGCGTACCCGGCCTGA
- a CDS encoding SPFH domain-containing protein — protein MDPVVIPILVAVLAVIFLVSASVRVVPQARRYNIERFGRYRRTLQPGLNFVVPVADRINTKLDVREQVYSSDPRPVITEDNLVVNIDTVLYYQITDPRAAAYEVSDYLQAIDQLTVTTLRNVIGGMDLEETLTSREEINARLRTVLDDATGKWGIRVNRVEIKAIDPPHSIKEAMEKQMRAERDKRAAILHAEGERQAKILTAEGTKQSDILEAQGTQQAMILRADGEAQAVERVFQAVHRNNADPKILAYKYLETLPHLANSDNNTFWVIPGELTEAVRTVTTAFGDKSASGPPEVAQTTPTPDEKPAESVTGAPALEAGAAPTLDAVTAAVEAAKEADAAVSEAKAEAEAASSTQPPRPNRKKADTDE, from the coding sequence GTGGACCCGGTCGTCATCCCGATTCTCGTGGCGGTGCTCGCCGTCATCTTTCTGGTGAGCGCCAGTGTGCGGGTCGTCCCGCAGGCACGCCGCTACAACATCGAGCGGTTCGGCCGGTACCGCCGGACGCTGCAGCCCGGTCTGAACTTCGTCGTGCCGGTGGCGGACCGCATCAACACCAAGCTGGACGTGCGCGAGCAGGTCTACTCGTCCGACCCCAGGCCGGTGATCACCGAGGACAACCTCGTGGTCAACATCGACACCGTGCTCTACTACCAGATCACCGACCCGCGGGCGGCGGCGTACGAGGTCTCCGACTATCTGCAGGCGATCGACCAGCTCACCGTCACCACGCTGCGGAACGTCATCGGCGGCATGGACCTGGAGGAGACGCTCACCTCGCGCGAGGAGATCAACGCCCGGCTCCGCACCGTCCTCGACGACGCCACCGGCAAGTGGGGCATCCGGGTCAACCGGGTGGAGATCAAGGCCATCGACCCGCCGCACAGCATCAAAGAGGCGATGGAGAAGCAGATGCGGGCCGAGCGCGACAAGCGCGCGGCCATCCTGCATGCCGAGGGCGAGCGGCAGGCCAAGATCCTCACCGCGGAGGGGACGAAGCAGAGCGACATCCTGGAGGCCCAGGGCACACAGCAGGCCATGATCCTGCGGGCGGACGGTGAGGCGCAGGCCGTGGAGCGCGTCTTCCAGGCCGTCCACCGCAACAACGCCGACCCGAAGATCCTGGCGTACAAGTACCTGGAGACGCTGCCGCACCTGGCGAACAGCGACAACAACACGTTCTGGGTGATTCCCGGCGAGCTGACCGAGGCGGTGCGCACGGTCACCACCGCGTTCGGCGACAAGTCGGCGTCGGGGCCGCCCGAGGTCGCGCAGACGACGCCGACGCCCGACGAGAAGCCGGCCGAGAGCGTTACCGGGGCTCCGGCGCTGGAGGCAGGCGCGGCGCCCACGCTCGATGCGGTGACGGCGGCCGTCGAGGCCGCGAAGGAGGCCGACGCGGCGGTGAGCGAGGCCAAGGCCGAGGCGGAGGCGGCGAGTTCGACGCAGCCGCCGAGGCCGAACCGGAAGAAGGCCGACACCGACGAGTAG
- a CDS encoding NfeD family protein: MPWIVWLLAAAALGAAEFFTMTLVFGLLAGAALVAAVVAGVGVGALGQFVALGAAAAAGLVVVRPIAKKHMAQTPLSREGSDALLGKRAEVVQEVTATRGLIKLSGEEWSARAFDESSVIPVGALVEVMEIEGATAVVYPRELLP; the protein is encoded by the coding sequence ATGCCGTGGATCGTCTGGCTGCTCGCCGCCGCGGCACTCGGTGCCGCGGAGTTCTTCACTATGACGCTGGTCTTCGGGCTGCTGGCGGGCGCCGCCCTGGTGGCCGCCGTGGTGGCCGGGGTGGGCGTCGGCGCTCTCGGCCAGTTCGTGGCTCTGGGTGCGGCGGCGGCAGCGGGCCTCGTGGTCGTACGCCCCATTGCCAAGAAGCACATGGCGCAGACACCCCTCTCCCGCGAGGGCAGCGACGCGCTGCTCGGCAAGCGGGCCGAGGTCGTGCAGGAGGTCACCGCGACGCGCGGCCTGATAAAGCTCTCCGGCGAGGAGTGGTCCGCCCGCGCCTTCGACGAGTCCTCGGTGATCCCGGTGGGGGCGCTGGTGGAAGTCATGGAGATCGAGGGCGCCACCGCTGTCGTCTATCCCCGTGAGCTCCTGCCATGA
- a CDS encoding arsenic resistance protein codes for MERHQVPVYLGALVAGGVVGWAAPGAGPGLEHAINPVLAALLYVTFLQVPAARLLRSLRAGRFLAAALVVNFAVVPLVVAAMFAFLPDEQAIRMGVLLVLLTPCVDYVIVFSGLAGGSSRRLLAATPLLLIAQMVFLPGYLYLFMGSDLADIVEAGPFVEAFVVLIAVPLTLAWLTQAWAARRPAGQKTAGAAGTAMVPLMAATLATVVASQVPKVDDSVGDVARVVPFYVLFLAVMAFAGLGVARLFRLDVPAGRAIVFTGATRNSLVVLPLALALPDRLAAAAVVIVTQTLVEVVGMVIYVRLVPRLLPSAPHGMP; via the coding sequence ATGGAGCGGCACCAGGTTCCCGTCTACCTCGGGGCCCTCGTCGCCGGCGGGGTCGTCGGGTGGGCCGCGCCCGGCGCCGGACCCGGCCTTGAGCACGCCATCAACCCCGTGCTCGCCGCCCTCCTCTACGTGACCTTCCTCCAGGTCCCCGCCGCCCGGCTGCTCCGCTCCCTGCGCGCCGGCCGCTTCCTCGCCGCCGCACTCGTCGTCAACTTCGCCGTCGTGCCGCTCGTCGTCGCCGCGATGTTCGCCTTCCTCCCCGACGAGCAGGCCATCCGCATGGGCGTCCTGCTCGTCCTCCTCACCCCCTGCGTCGACTACGTCATCGTCTTCAGCGGCCTCGCCGGCGGCAGCAGCCGCCGGCTCCTCGCCGCCACCCCCCTCCTCCTGATCGCGCAGATGGTGTTCCTGCCCGGGTACCTGTACCTCTTCATGGGCTCCGACCTCGCCGACATCGTCGAGGCCGGGCCCTTCGTGGAGGCGTTCGTCGTCCTCATCGCCGTCCCGCTCACCCTCGCCTGGCTCACTCAGGCGTGGGCCGCCCGCCGTCCCGCAGGGCAGAAGACCGCCGGCGCGGCGGGCACCGCGATGGTGCCGCTGATGGCCGCGACCCTCGCGACCGTCGTCGCCTCCCAGGTGCCCAAGGTCGACGACAGCGTCGGGGACGTCGCCCGCGTGGTGCCGTTCTACGTGCTCTTCCTCGCGGTGATGGCCTTCGCGGGACTCGGCGTCGCCCGGCTGTTCCGCCTCGACGTCCCCGCAGGACGCGCGATCGTCTTCACCGGCGCGACCCGCAACTCCCTCGTCGTCCTCCCCCTCGCCCTCGCGCTGCCCGACCGGCTGGCCGCCGCCGCGGTGGTGATCGTCACCCAGACCCTGGTCGAGGTCGTGGGCATGGTGATCTACGTACGCCTCGTGCCCCGGCTGCTGCCCTCCGCCCCGCACGGGATGCCTTGA
- a CDS encoding DUF3105 domain-containing protein, whose amino-acid sequence MGSAKSKAAARRARVEEMRRKEAARERRSKQITYLASAVVVVATAVGGYFIVDSAREDEKAAAAPLKGEQSWDDLEQNHVTEDVDYKMTPPAGGDHDPAWQNCNGDVYDQPIRDENAVHSLEHGAVWVTYGDKAKEGDVKTLSERVTDTPYSLISPHPDQTGAITLSAWGKQLTVEKAADPKVGKFFDKYVQGPQTPEQGAACTGGKDA is encoded by the coding sequence ATGGGTTCCGCCAAGTCCAAAGCCGCCGCCCGCCGTGCCCGCGTCGAGGAGATGCGCCGCAAGGAAGCCGCCCGGGAGCGGCGCAGCAAGCAGATCACCTATCTCGCCTCCGCCGTCGTCGTGGTCGCCACCGCCGTCGGCGGCTACTTCATCGTCGACAGCGCCCGCGAGGACGAGAAGGCCGCCGCCGCGCCCCTCAAGGGCGAGCAGAGCTGGGACGACCTCGAACAGAACCACGTCACCGAGGACGTCGACTACAAGATGACGCCCCCCGCCGGCGGCGACCACGACCCCGCGTGGCAGAACTGCAACGGCGACGTCTACGACCAGCCGATACGCGACGAGAACGCCGTGCACTCCCTGGAGCACGGCGCCGTGTGGGTCACGTACGGCGACAAGGCGAAGGAAGGGGACGTCAAGACCCTCTCCGAGCGCGTCACCGACACCCCGTACTCGCTGATCAGCCCCCACCCCGACCAGACCGGGGCGATCACCCTCTCCGCCTGGGGCAAGCAGCTCACGGTCGAGAAGGCGGCCGACCCGAAGGTGGGCAAGTTCTTCGACAAGTACGTCCAGGGTCCGCAGACTCCCGAGCAGGGTGCCGCCTGCACCGGTGGGAAGGACGCGTGA
- a CDS encoding DUF305 domain-containing protein has protein sequence MHRWEGRVTLLRPALRWPLAMLAAAVLVCGAFLVVLATGADDDDAPGVPDTGSADAGFARDMIVHHQQAVEMSLIVRDRTGDEDVRRLAYDVVNTQANQRGMLLGWLDEWELPKSSGEPPMAWMGHEMPFEARDGSLMPGMATDTQLRRLRDADGRDAEVLYLRLMTAHHRGGVQMSQMAAGAVETRVVRRLAETTLRGQQSEIKLMRDMLQERGGLMKP, from the coding sequence CTGCACCGGTGGGAAGGACGCGTGACGCTCCTCCGGCCCGCCCTGCGGTGGCCGCTCGCGATGCTGGCCGCCGCGGTCCTCGTCTGCGGTGCGTTCCTCGTCGTCCTCGCCACCGGCGCGGACGACGACGACGCCCCCGGCGTCCCGGACACCGGCTCCGCCGACGCCGGGTTCGCCCGCGACATGATCGTGCACCACCAGCAGGCCGTGGAGATGTCCCTCATCGTGCGCGACCGCACCGGCGACGAGGACGTGCGCAGGCTCGCCTACGACGTCGTCAACACCCAGGCCAACCAGCGCGGCATGCTCCTCGGCTGGCTGGACGAGTGGGAGCTGCCGAAGTCGTCGGGCGAGCCGCCGATGGCCTGGATGGGCCACGAGATGCCCTTCGAGGCGCGCGACGGGTCGCTGATGCCCGGCATGGCCACCGACACCCAGCTCCGCCGGCTGCGGGACGCGGACGGCCGGGACGCCGAGGTGCTGTACCTCCGGCTGATGACCGCGCACCACCGGGGCGGCGTGCAGATGTCGCAGATGGCGGCGGGCGCGGTGGAGACGCGGGTGGTGCGGCGGCTGGCGGAGACCACGCTGCGCGGGCAGCAGTCGGAGATCAAGCTGATGCGGGACATGCTCCAGGAGCGCGGCGGCCTCATGAAGCCGTAG
- a CDS encoding RICIN domain-containing protein — MRACANCTGQSWTYDENDRHFANPPSGPCLDTAGAPATGVGLVVNPCGNYTGQVWHHSPGTGQLVNQTTGLCMDTAGPPAINVGLVLNPCGNCTGQLWRR; from the coding sequence ATGCGTGCCTGCGCGAACTGCACCGGCCAGAGCTGGACCTACGACGAGAACGATCGTCACTTTGCCAACCCGCCCAGCGGACCGTGCCTCGACACGGCCGGAGCCCCCGCCACGGGGGTCGGCCTGGTGGTGAACCCGTGCGGGAACTACACCGGCCAGGTATGGCACCACAGTCCCGGCACCGGCCAGTTGGTCAACCAGACCACGGGACTGTGCATGGACACGGCCGGGCCTCCCGCCATCAACGTCGGCCTGGTGCTCAACCCCTGCGGAAACTGCACCGGCCAGCTCTGGCGCAGGTGA
- a CDS encoding BlaI/MecI/CopY family transcriptional regulator has protein sequence MRRLGDLEAEIMDRLWKWERPATVREIVDDINNDRELAYTTVMTVANILYQKGWLVRTKQGRAWLYTPVRSREAYSAALMEDALGASEDRSAALAHFVDGMTDDEVAALRKALRESDAGRRCEGRGPG, from the coding sequence ATGCGGCGGCTGGGGGATCTCGAAGCGGAGATCATGGACCGGCTGTGGAAGTGGGAGCGCCCCGCCACCGTCCGCGAGATCGTCGACGATATCAACAACGACCGCGAGCTGGCCTACACGACGGTCATGACCGTCGCCAACATCCTGTACCAGAAGGGCTGGCTGGTCCGTACGAAACAGGGCCGGGCCTGGCTCTACACCCCCGTCCGCAGCCGGGAGGCGTACTCCGCCGCGCTGATGGAGGACGCCCTCGGCGCCAGCGAGGACCGGTCCGCCGCCCTCGCCCACTTCGTCGACGGTATGACCGACGACGAGGTCGCCGCCCTGCGCAAGGCGCTGCGCGAGAGCGACGCCGGCCGCCGGTGCGAGGGCCGGGGCCCGGGGTGA
- a CDS encoding M56 family metallopeptidase, whose product MSEALPVLGYAAVLGVVAPRFVLRGAWPHRAPRLAVAVWHALAVAFTLSVALAAYHLATPTEHLHASFVGFLHSCGLGLDRGVDLGLGTGRPDPGVASRLAGVLPAAVAGAVAVSVGGHALRARRVRARHRAVLDMVGRRSSALGATVVAHGTPVAYCLPGRRARVVVSEGALRLLSAAQVDAVLEHERAHVAGRHHLPQAAADGFAAVFRGLPLARHVRRQTALLLEMAADDRALRRHPGRVLATAMYEMAACRAPRGAFAVGGGTVPVRLRRVLGPRRRAHPVLRGAVAAVALTVPLVPLLVACPPALV is encoded by the coding sequence GTGAGCGAGGCGCTGCCCGTCCTGGGGTACGCGGCCGTGCTGGGCGTCGTCGCGCCGCGCTTCGTGCTGCGCGGCGCGTGGCCGCACCGGGCGCCGCGGCTCGCGGTCGCCGTGTGGCACGCGCTCGCGGTGGCGTTCACGCTCTCCGTGGCGCTGGCCGCGTACCACCTGGCGACGCCCACCGAGCATCTGCACGCCAGCTTCGTCGGCTTCCTGCACTCCTGCGGCCTGGGCCTGGACCGCGGCGTGGACCTCGGCCTCGGCACCGGGCGGCCCGACCCGGGCGTCGCGAGCCGGCTGGCGGGCGTGCTGCCGGCCGCCGTGGCCGGGGCGGTGGCGGTGAGCGTCGGCGGGCACGCGCTGCGGGCGCGGCGGGTACGGGCCCGGCATCGCGCCGTACTCGACATGGTCGGCCGCCGTTCCTCCGCGCTGGGCGCCACCGTCGTGGCGCACGGCACGCCCGTCGCGTACTGCCTGCCGGGCCGCCGCGCGCGCGTCGTCGTCAGCGAGGGCGCGCTGCGGCTGCTGTCGGCCGCGCAGGTCGACGCGGTCCTGGAGCACGAGCGGGCGCACGTCGCCGGCCGGCACCACCTGCCGCAGGCGGCGGCGGACGGCTTCGCCGCCGTGTTCCGCGGGCTGCCGCTGGCGCGGCACGTGCGGCGGCAGACGGCGCTGCTGCTGGAGATGGCCGCGGACGACCGCGCGCTGCGGCGGCACCCGGGCCGGGTGCTGGCCACGGCGATGTACGAGATGGCGGCCTGCCGCGCGCCGCGCGGGGCGTTCGCCGTCGGCGGCGGCACGGTGCCGGTGCGGCTGCGCCGGGTGCTGGGCCCGCGGCGGCGCGCGCACCCGGTGCTGCGGGGCGCGGTGGCGGCGGTCGCGCTGACGGTGCCGCTGGTCCCGCTCCTGGTGGCCTGCCCGCCCGCGCTGGTCTGA
- a CDS encoding MerR family transcriptional regulator translates to MRIGELSRLTGASRRLLRYYEEQGLIVPDRGANGYREYDDRYVDRVNQIRGLLDAGLPTRIIKQILPCLDKPRSIHFPDATPEMLALLAAERDRLTERIDVLIRNRDAMSEYLTEVAQCRAAAPGSSHGTPNSPSVVSATS, encoded by the coding sequence GTGAGGATCGGTGAATTGTCGCGACTGACGGGTGCGTCCCGTCGGCTACTTCGCTACTACGAGGAGCAGGGGCTGATTGTCCCGGACCGGGGCGCGAACGGGTATCGGGAGTATGACGACCGCTACGTGGACCGGGTCAACCAGATCCGTGGCCTGCTGGATGCGGGGCTCCCCACGCGCATCATCAAGCAGATTCTTCCGTGCCTGGACAAACCTCGATCGATCCACTTTCCCGATGCAACACCGGAGATGCTGGCCTTGCTGGCCGCCGAGCGGGACCGGCTCACCGAGCGGATCGACGTACTCATCCGCAACCGTGATGCGATGAGCGAGTACCTGACTGAAGTCGCACAATGCCGAGCGGCGGCGCCTGGCAGCTCTCACGGAACACCGAACTCCCCGTCGGTGGTGTCAGCAACGTCATGA
- a CDS encoding MFS transporter, protein MTTTSSDAQPRTRQAGLPWSALLALGTAVFITSLTETLPAGVLPEMSTSLGTSSGATGQAVTVYAAGTALTAIPLATATASVPRKPLLLGAMAVFLVANTLTAAAQGYIVLLAGRFLAGVAAGLAWAILAGYARRIAPVGLEGRAIAVAMTGIPVALSLGVPAGTLIGEQVGWRAAFGAVSLVTLAVIGWISVSVPGVGQPAIEQADPNRSDPAPESAKSPLRQTLAVPGVAAIMVTVTTFVLGHTIIYAYIAPYLQHAGLRPATDAVLLAFGVACLVSIWYVGRHVDRRPRALMVTGAALFTLATAALAVTTTHTIVWVAAVLWGLGWGGAPTLLQTAAGQAGMRRSTAAADTAQAVLVTLWNTAMALGGIIGGLLLQSSGVTVVAASAAALGAVSLVIVAGARHRAFPHTQATS, encoded by the coding sequence ATGACCACCACGTCTTCTGACGCACAGCCTCGTACGCGACAGGCCGGCCTTCCATGGTCCGCGCTGTTGGCACTGGGGACTGCCGTCTTCATCACGAGCTTGACCGAGACTCTGCCTGCCGGGGTGCTGCCCGAGATGTCGACCTCACTGGGCACCAGTTCAGGTGCTACCGGCCAGGCCGTCACCGTCTATGCGGCCGGTACGGCGTTGACCGCGATCCCGCTCGCCACGGCGACGGCATCTGTTCCGCGGAAACCACTGCTGCTCGGCGCCATGGCCGTCTTCCTGGTGGCCAACACGCTGACTGCGGCTGCACAGGGATACATCGTCCTGCTTGCGGGCCGGTTCCTCGCCGGCGTGGCCGCGGGCCTGGCGTGGGCGATCCTCGCTGGCTACGCCCGTCGTATCGCACCTGTCGGCTTGGAAGGGCGCGCCATCGCAGTGGCGATGACCGGGATCCCTGTGGCGCTGTCCTTGGGAGTTCCGGCCGGCACGCTGATCGGTGAACAGGTGGGATGGCGGGCGGCGTTTGGCGCTGTCTCCCTGGTCACTCTTGCCGTCATCGGCTGGATCAGCGTGTCCGTCCCCGGCGTGGGGCAACCTGCCATCGAACAGGCTGACCCCAACCGTTCGGACCCCGCACCAGAATCAGCGAAGTCGCCCCTGCGGCAGACCCTGGCGGTGCCCGGTGTCGCGGCGATCATGGTCACGGTCACGACGTTCGTTCTCGGGCACACGATCATCTACGCCTACATCGCTCCCTACCTACAGCACGCCGGGCTCAGGCCAGCGACCGACGCGGTTCTCCTTGCTTTCGGTGTCGCATGCCTGGTGAGCATTTGGTACGTCGGACGCCATGTCGACCGCCGGCCACGGGCTCTGATGGTCACCGGCGCAGCGCTGTTCACTCTCGCCACCGCAGCTCTTGCCGTCACCACCACACACACGATCGTTTGGGTCGCCGCTGTTCTTTGGGGCCTGGGGTGGGGCGGCGCCCCGACCTTGCTGCAAACCGCAGCCGGACAAGCCGGAATGCGGCGCAGCACCGCTGCCGCTGACACCGCGCAAGCCGTCCTCGTCACCCTCTGGAACACCGCGATGGCCCTTGGCGGCATCATCGGCGGTCTCCTGCTGCAAAGCTCGGGCGTCACCGTGGTCGCCGCGTCTGCCGCCGCCCTCGGGGCAGTCAGCCTGGTCATCGTCGCCGGGGCCCGACACCGCGCATTCCCCCACACTCAGGCCACGTCATGA
- a CDS encoding NlpC/P60 family protein, with product MGAHRRPKSPGRARITTLSFAAGAFTLLSTQSGQAEPKPTVEEVRAEVEKLYEEATGPTEEYNAARERQRGLQEEAEKAQDEAARQQQEINDLRDRIGPLAAEQYRNGGIDPSVQLALSADPDEYLREAELVDRVGHRQASALSVLQDKQRELAQQRRETSAKLREAEEFRTAAAEKKNEVQAKLTEARQLLNSLTAEERARLDAAEERDAAEAGTSDAADTYDGPASGRAKAALDFAYAQLGKPYEWGSTGPDSFDCSGLTGSAWSAAGVSLPRTVKQQYDAGRKVSQADMQPGDIIYWYNDTQHNGMYVGDGKAIHAPRTGKNVEIVPVDSMPFYAASRP from the coding sequence ATGGGAGCGCACCGCCGCCCGAAGTCCCCCGGCCGCGCCCGGATCACGACCCTCTCCTTCGCCGCCGGGGCCTTCACCCTGCTCTCGACCCAGAGCGGCCAGGCCGAGCCGAAGCCCACCGTCGAGGAGGTGCGCGCGGAGGTGGAGAAGCTGTACGAGGAGGCCACGGGGCCCACCGAGGAGTACAACGCCGCCCGCGAGCGCCAGCGCGGGCTTCAGGAGGAGGCCGAGAAGGCGCAGGACGAGGCGGCCCGCCAGCAGCAGGAGATCAACGACCTACGGGACCGGATAGGCCCGCTTGCCGCCGAGCAGTACCGCAACGGCGGCATCGACCCCAGCGTGCAACTCGCCCTCTCCGCCGACCCGGACGAATACCTCCGGGAGGCCGAGCTGGTCGACCGCGTCGGCCACCGGCAGGCGTCGGCGCTCAGCGTGCTCCAGGACAAGCAGCGGGAGCTGGCGCAGCAGCGCAGGGAGACGTCGGCGAAGCTGCGCGAGGCGGAGGAGTTCCGTACCGCCGCGGCGGAGAAGAAGAACGAGGTCCAGGCGAAGCTGACCGAGGCGCGGCAGCTCCTCAACTCCCTGACCGCGGAGGAACGCGCCCGCCTCGACGCCGCCGAGGAGCGCGACGCGGCCGAGGCCGGCACGAGCGACGCGGCGGACACCTACGACGGCCCGGCGAGCGGCCGCGCGAAGGCGGCCCTGGACTTCGCGTACGCCCAGCTCGGCAAGCCCTACGAGTGGGGCTCGACCGGCCCCGACTCCTTCGACTGCTCCGGCCTGACGGGCTCGGCGTGGAGCGCGGCGGGGGTCTCGCTGCCCCGTACGGTCAAGCAGCAGTACGACGCGGGCCGCAAGGTCAGCCAGGCGGACATGCAGCCCGGCGACATCATCTACTGGTACAACGACACGCAGCACAACGGCATGTACGTCGGCGACGGCAAGGCGATCCACGCGCCCCGCACCGGCAAGAACGTCGAGATCGTCCCGGTCGACAGCATGCCCTTCTACGCTGCCAGCCGCCCCTGA
- a CDS encoding SAM-dependent methyltransferase, which yields MGHVAVAKPTSGRLDAVGRTSLLTAAMRAIESRRSDRLFDDPYAHRLCGQVGPCLLEELRAATLPAGQPRRMPDVLDVNAVRTRFFDDRLRADVHEGTQVVLPASGMDCRAYRTEWPRGVRWYEIDRPAVVAHKQARLADVRPCVDRRAVGADLTGPNWERRLVAAGYEPQVPSVWLLEGLLCYLREGEVNDLLDRIRRVTAPGSVLLADCVGAAAFTVPHASGQLNMFARWGCPWHFGTDEPEVLFSGHGMRATSVQPGEAPADYPRWSHAVPPRSAGGVRRIFLIRAVRG from the coding sequence GTGGGACACGTCGCTGTTGCGAAGCCGACGAGCGGCCGGCTGGATGCCGTTGGCCGTACCTCGCTGCTTACCGCCGCCATGCGGGCGATCGAGAGTCGTCGCTCCGACCGTCTCTTCGACGATCCGTACGCGCACCGGCTGTGCGGGCAGGTCGGTCCGTGTCTGCTGGAGGAGTTGCGGGCGGCGACGCTGCCGGCCGGACAGCCGCGGCGGATGCCCGATGTGCTCGACGTCAACGCCGTGCGGACGCGGTTCTTCGACGACCGGCTCCGTGCGGACGTGCACGAGGGTACGCAGGTGGTGCTGCCGGCCAGTGGGATGGACTGCCGGGCGTACCGGACGGAGTGGCCACGGGGCGTGCGGTGGTACGAGATCGACCGGCCCGCCGTCGTCGCGCACAAACAGGCGCGACTAGCGGACGTGCGGCCCTGCGTGGATCGCCGTGCCGTCGGTGCCGACCTGACAGGGCCAAACTGGGAGCGGCGGCTGGTCGCGGCCGGGTACGAGCCGCAGGTGCCCTCCGTCTGGCTGCTGGAGGGTCTGCTGTGCTACCTGCGGGAGGGTGAGGTCAACGACCTCCTCGACCGCATCCGCCGCGTCACCGCCCCGGGCTCTGTGCTCCTCGCCGACTGCGTCGGTGCTGCCGCGTTCACCGTGCCGCACGCGAGCGGGCAGCTCAACATGTTCGCCCGCTGGGGCTGCCCCTGGCACTTCGGGACCGACGAACCGGAGGTCCTCTTCTCCGGGCACGGCATGCGTGCGACCTCCGTACAGCCGGGCGAGGCGCCTGCCGACTACCCCCGCTGGTCCCACGCCGTACCGCCGCGCTCGGCCGGAGGCGTGCGCCGCATCTTCCTCATCCGGGCCGTCCGAGGCTGA